One genomic window of Globicephala melas chromosome 8, mGloMel1.2, whole genome shotgun sequence includes the following:
- the CFL1 gene encoding cofilin-1, which translates to MASGVAVSDGVIKVFNDMKVRKSSTPEEVKKRKKAVLFCLSEDKKNIILEEGKEILVGDVGQTVDDPYTTFVKMLPDKDCRYALYDATYETKESKKEDLVFIFWAPECAPLKSKMIYASSKDAIKKKLTGIKHELQANCYEEVKDRCTLAEKLGGSAVISLEGKPL; encoded by the exons GCCTCTGGCGTGGCTGTCTCTGATGGGGTCATCAAAGTGTTCAACGACATGAAGGTGCGTAAGTCGTCGACACCAGAGGAGGTGAAGAAGCGCAAGAAGGCGGTGCTCTTCTGCCTGAGCGAGGACAAGAAGAACATCATCTTGGAGGAGGGCAAGGAGATCCTGGTAGGTGATGTGGGCCAGACTGTAGACGACCCCTACACCACCTTTGTCAAGATGCTGCCAGACAAGGACTGCCGCTACGCCCTCTATGACGCAACCTATGAGACCAAGGAGAGCAAGAAGGAGGACCTGGTGTTCATCTTCTG GGCCCCTGAGTGTGCACCTCTTAAGAGCAAAATGATCTACGCCAGCTCCAAGGACGCCATCAAGAAGAAGCTGACGG GGATCAAGCATGAATTGCAAGCAAACTGCTATGAGGAGGTCAAGGACCGCTGCACCCTGGCAGAGAAGCTGGGGGGCAGCGCCGTCATCTCTCTGGAGGGCAAGCCTTTGTGa
- the SNX32 gene encoding sorting nexin-32 isoform X3: protein MEEHLEAGKESKPSSMSPDLQGDSSLQVEISDAVSERDKVKFTVQTKSCVPHLARTEFSVVRHHEEFIWLHNAYVENEEYAGLIIPPAPPRPDFEASREKLQKLGEGDSSITREEFAKMKEELEAEYLAIFKKTVAMHEVFLQRLAAHPTLRRDHNFFVFLEYGQDLSVRGKNRKELLGGFLRNIVKSADEALITGMSGLKEVDDFFEHERTFLLEYHTRIRDACLRADRVMHSHKCLADDYIPISAALSSLGTQEVNQLKTSFLKLAELFERLRKLEGRVASDEDLKLSDMLRYYLRDSQAAKGSCAPAGPRTCCTGGCGRWQTMRTPTRHWTRRAPGTGRCGPPRATSSCAASALNASPTQPSRSSWTSDPAASPPSARTSLSWRSWSSNTLRPAPCFSGTPLSSSKGNLRATRVPPDLPPQQDASFPTPGATHHAP, encoded by the exons ATGGAGGAGCAtctagaggctgggaaggagAGCAAG ccCTCCTCCATGTCCCCGGACCTGCAGGGAGACAGCTCCTTACAGGTGGAGATCTCTGATGCCGTCAGCGAGCGGGACAAGGTGAAATTCACTGTTCAAACCAAG AGCTGCGTCCCTCACCTCGCCCGGACCGAGTTCTCAGTCGTGCGACATCATGAGGAGTTCATCTGGCTACACAACGCCTACGTGGAAAACGAGGAGTACGCCGGTCTCATT atccccccagcccctccaagGCCAGACTTTGAGGCTTCAAGGGAAAAACTGCAGAAGTTGGGTGAGGGAGACAGCTCTATCACGCGGGAAGAGTTTGCCAAAATGAAGGAGGAGCTGGAAGC GGAGTATCTGGCCATCTTTAAGAAGACAGTTGCGATGCATGAAGTCTTTCTGCAGCGCCTGGCGGCCCACCCCACCCTGCGTCGagaccacaacttctttgtctttttggaATATGGCCAGGAT CTGAGTGTCCGAGGAAAGAACAGGAAGGAGCTCCTTGGGGGGTTTCTGAGGAATATTGTGAAGTCTGCAGATGAAGCCCTCATCACTGGCATGTCAGGGCTCAAG GAGGTGGATGACTTCTTCGAGCATGAGAGGACCTTCCTGCTGGAGTACCACACCCGCATCCGGGACGCCTGCCTTCGGGCAGACAGAGTCATGCACTCTCACAAGT GCCTGGCAGATGATTATATCCCTATCTCAGCTGCACTGAGCAGTCTGGGAACACAAGAAGTCAACCAGCTAAAGAC GAGCTTCCTCAAATTGGCAGAGCTCTTTGAACGACTAAGG AAACTGGAGGGCCGAGTGGCTTCTGACGAGGACCTGAAGCTGTCGGACATGCTGAGGTACTACTTGCGCGACTCACAGGCAGCCAAG GGATCCTGTGCCCCTGCCGGCCCCAGGACCTGCTGTACCGGCGGCTGCGGGCGCTGGCAGACTATGAGAACGCCAACAAGGCACTGGACAAGGCGCGCACCAGGAACCGGGAGGTGCGGACCGCCGAGAGCCACCAGCAGCTGTGCTGCCAGCGCTTTGAACGCCTCTCCGACTCAGCCAAGCAGG AGCTCATGGACTTCAGATCCCGCCGCGTCTCCTCCTTCCGCAAGAACCTCATTGAGCTGGCGGAGCTGGAGCTCAAACACGCTAAG GCCAGCACCCTGCTTCTCCGGAACACCCTTGTCATCCTCAAAGGGGAACCTTAGAGCCACCAGAGTGCCCCCCGACCTCCCACCCCAGCAAGatgcctccttccccaccccaggagCCACTCACCATGCCCCGTGA
- the SNX32 gene encoding sorting nexin-32 isoform X1, whose protein sequence is MEEHLEAGKESKPSSMSPDLQGDSSLQVEISDAVSERDKVKFTVQTKSCVPHLARTEFSVVRHHEEFIWLHNAYVENEEYAGLIIPPAPPRPDFEASREKLQKLGEGDSSITREEFAKMKEELEAEYLAIFKKTVAMHEVFLQRLAAHPTLRRDHNFFVFLEYGQDLSVRGKNRKELLGGFLRNIVKSADEALITGMSGLKEVDDFFEHERTFLLEYHTRIRDACLRADRVMHSHKCLADDYIPISAALSSLGTQEVNQLKTSFLKLAELFERLRKLEGRVASDEDLKLSDMLRYYLRDSQAAKVRGGPRADLRAGATREGGQVGKGLGQGSCAPAGPRTCCTGGCGRWQTMRTPTRHWTRRAPGTGRCGPPRATSSCAASALNASPTQPSRSSWTSDPAASPPSARTSLSWRSWSSNTLRPAPCFSGTPLSSSKGNLRATRVPPDLPPQQDASFPTPGATHHAP, encoded by the exons ATGGAGGAGCAtctagaggctgggaaggagAGCAAG ccCTCCTCCATGTCCCCGGACCTGCAGGGAGACAGCTCCTTACAGGTGGAGATCTCTGATGCCGTCAGCGAGCGGGACAAGGTGAAATTCACTGTTCAAACCAAG AGCTGCGTCCCTCACCTCGCCCGGACCGAGTTCTCAGTCGTGCGACATCATGAGGAGTTCATCTGGCTACACAACGCCTACGTGGAAAACGAGGAGTACGCCGGTCTCATT atccccccagcccctccaagGCCAGACTTTGAGGCTTCAAGGGAAAAACTGCAGAAGTTGGGTGAGGGAGACAGCTCTATCACGCGGGAAGAGTTTGCCAAAATGAAGGAGGAGCTGGAAGC GGAGTATCTGGCCATCTTTAAGAAGACAGTTGCGATGCATGAAGTCTTTCTGCAGCGCCTGGCGGCCCACCCCACCCTGCGTCGagaccacaacttctttgtctttttggaATATGGCCAGGAT CTGAGTGTCCGAGGAAAGAACAGGAAGGAGCTCCTTGGGGGGTTTCTGAGGAATATTGTGAAGTCTGCAGATGAAGCCCTCATCACTGGCATGTCAGGGCTCAAG GAGGTGGATGACTTCTTCGAGCATGAGAGGACCTTCCTGCTGGAGTACCACACCCGCATCCGGGACGCCTGCCTTCGGGCAGACAGAGTCATGCACTCTCACAAGT GCCTGGCAGATGATTATATCCCTATCTCAGCTGCACTGAGCAGTCTGGGAACACAAGAAGTCAACCAGCTAAAGAC GAGCTTCCTCAAATTGGCAGAGCTCTTTGAACGACTAAGG AAACTGGAGGGCCGAGTGGCTTCTGACGAGGACCTGAAGCTGTCGGACATGCTGAGGTACTACTTGCGCGACTCACAGGCAGCCAAGGTGAGAGGTGGCCCCAGAGCAGACCTCAGGGCTGGAGCCACCAGGGAGGGCGGGCAGGTAGGCAAGGGCCTGGGCCAGGGATCCTGTGCCCCTGCCGGCCCCAGGACCTGCTGTACCGGCGGCTGCGGGCGCTGGCAGACTATGAGAACGCCAACAAGGCACTGGACAAGGCGCGCACCAGGAACCGGGAGGTGCGGACCGCCGAGAGCCACCAGCAGCTGTGCTGCCAGCGCTTTGAACGCCTCTCCGACTCAGCCAAGCAGG AGCTCATGGACTTCAGATCCCGCCGCGTCTCCTCCTTCCGCAAGAACCTCATTGAGCTGGCGGAGCTGGAGCTCAAACACGCTAAG GCCAGCACCCTGCTTCTCCGGAACACCCTTGTCATCCTCAAAGGGGAACCTTAGAGCCACCAGAGTGCCCCCCGACCTCCCACCCCAGCAAGatgcctccttccccaccccaggagCCACTCACCATGCCCCGTGA
- the SNX32 gene encoding sorting nexin-32 isoform X2 encodes MSPDLQGDSSLQVEISDAVSERDKVKFTVQTKSCVPHLARTEFSVVRHHEEFIWLHNAYVENEEYAGLIIPPAPPRPDFEASREKLQKLGEGDSSITREEFAKMKEELEAEYLAIFKKTVAMHEVFLQRLAAHPTLRRDHNFFVFLEYGQDLSVRGKNRKELLGGFLRNIVKSADEALITGMSGLKEVDDFFEHERTFLLEYHTRIRDACLRADRVMHSHKCLADDYIPISAALSSLGTQEVNQLKTSFLKLAELFERLRKLEGRVASDEDLKLSDMLRYYLRDSQAAKVRGGPRADLRAGATREGGQVGKGLGQGSCAPAGPRTCCTGGCGRWQTMRTPTRHWTRRAPGTGRCGPPRATSSCAASALNASPTQPSRSSWTSDPAASPPSARTSLSWRSWSSNTLRPAPCFSGTPLSSSKGNLRATRVPPDLPPQQDASFPTPGATHHAP; translated from the exons ATGTCCCCGGACCTGCAGGGAGACAGCTCCTTACAGGTGGAGATCTCTGATGCCGTCAGCGAGCGGGACAAGGTGAAATTCACTGTTCAAACCAAG AGCTGCGTCCCTCACCTCGCCCGGACCGAGTTCTCAGTCGTGCGACATCATGAGGAGTTCATCTGGCTACACAACGCCTACGTGGAAAACGAGGAGTACGCCGGTCTCATT atccccccagcccctccaagGCCAGACTTTGAGGCTTCAAGGGAAAAACTGCAGAAGTTGGGTGAGGGAGACAGCTCTATCACGCGGGAAGAGTTTGCCAAAATGAAGGAGGAGCTGGAAGC GGAGTATCTGGCCATCTTTAAGAAGACAGTTGCGATGCATGAAGTCTTTCTGCAGCGCCTGGCGGCCCACCCCACCCTGCGTCGagaccacaacttctttgtctttttggaATATGGCCAGGAT CTGAGTGTCCGAGGAAAGAACAGGAAGGAGCTCCTTGGGGGGTTTCTGAGGAATATTGTGAAGTCTGCAGATGAAGCCCTCATCACTGGCATGTCAGGGCTCAAG GAGGTGGATGACTTCTTCGAGCATGAGAGGACCTTCCTGCTGGAGTACCACACCCGCATCCGGGACGCCTGCCTTCGGGCAGACAGAGTCATGCACTCTCACAAGT GCCTGGCAGATGATTATATCCCTATCTCAGCTGCACTGAGCAGTCTGGGAACACAAGAAGTCAACCAGCTAAAGAC GAGCTTCCTCAAATTGGCAGAGCTCTTTGAACGACTAAGG AAACTGGAGGGCCGAGTGGCTTCTGACGAGGACCTGAAGCTGTCGGACATGCTGAGGTACTACTTGCGCGACTCACAGGCAGCCAAGGTGAGAGGTGGCCCCAGAGCAGACCTCAGGGCTGGAGCCACCAGGGAGGGCGGGCAGGTAGGCAAGGGCCTGGGCCAGGGATCCTGTGCCCCTGCCGGCCCCAGGACCTGCTGTACCGGCGGCTGCGGGCGCTGGCAGACTATGAGAACGCCAACAAGGCACTGGACAAGGCGCGCACCAGGAACCGGGAGGTGCGGACCGCCGAGAGCCACCAGCAGCTGTGCTGCCAGCGCTTTGAACGCCTCTCCGACTCAGCCAAGCAGG AGCTCATGGACTTCAGATCCCGCCGCGTCTCCTCCTTCCGCAAGAACCTCATTGAGCTGGCGGAGCTGGAGCTCAAACACGCTAAG GCCAGCACCCTGCTTCTCCGGAACACCCTTGTCATCCTCAAAGGGGAACCTTAGAGCCACCAGAGTGCCCCCCGACCTCCCACCCCAGCAAGatgcctccttccccaccccaggagCCACTCACCATGCCCCGTGA
- the SNX32 gene encoding sorting nexin-32 isoform X5 has translation MEEHLEAGKESKPSSMSPDLQGDSSLQVEISDAVSERDKVKFTVQTKSCVPHLARTEFSVVRHHEEFIWLHNAYVENEEYAGLIIPPAPPRPDFEASREKLQKLGEGDSSITREEFAKMKEELEAEYLAIFKKTVAMHEVFLQRLAAHPTLRRDHNFFVFLEYGQDLSVRGKNRKELLGGFLRNIVKSADEALITGMSGLKEVDDFFEHERTFLLEYHTRIRDACLRADRVMHSHKCLADDYIPISAALSSLGTQEVNQLKTSFLKLAELFERLRKLEGRVASDEDLKLSDMLRYYLRDSQAAKDLLYRRLRALADYENANKALDKARTRNREVRTAESHQQLCCQRFERLSDSAKQELMDFRSRRVSSFRKNLIELAELELKHAKASTLLLRNTLVILKGEP, from the exons ATGGAGGAGCAtctagaggctgggaaggagAGCAAG ccCTCCTCCATGTCCCCGGACCTGCAGGGAGACAGCTCCTTACAGGTGGAGATCTCTGATGCCGTCAGCGAGCGGGACAAGGTGAAATTCACTGTTCAAACCAAG AGCTGCGTCCCTCACCTCGCCCGGACCGAGTTCTCAGTCGTGCGACATCATGAGGAGTTCATCTGGCTACACAACGCCTACGTGGAAAACGAGGAGTACGCCGGTCTCATT atccccccagcccctccaagGCCAGACTTTGAGGCTTCAAGGGAAAAACTGCAGAAGTTGGGTGAGGGAGACAGCTCTATCACGCGGGAAGAGTTTGCCAAAATGAAGGAGGAGCTGGAAGC GGAGTATCTGGCCATCTTTAAGAAGACAGTTGCGATGCATGAAGTCTTTCTGCAGCGCCTGGCGGCCCACCCCACCCTGCGTCGagaccacaacttctttgtctttttggaATATGGCCAGGAT CTGAGTGTCCGAGGAAAGAACAGGAAGGAGCTCCTTGGGGGGTTTCTGAGGAATATTGTGAAGTCTGCAGATGAAGCCCTCATCACTGGCATGTCAGGGCTCAAG GAGGTGGATGACTTCTTCGAGCATGAGAGGACCTTCCTGCTGGAGTACCACACCCGCATCCGGGACGCCTGCCTTCGGGCAGACAGAGTCATGCACTCTCACAAGT GCCTGGCAGATGATTATATCCCTATCTCAGCTGCACTGAGCAGTCTGGGAACACAAGAAGTCAACCAGCTAAAGAC GAGCTTCCTCAAATTGGCAGAGCTCTTTGAACGACTAAGG AAACTGGAGGGCCGAGTGGCTTCTGACGAGGACCTGAAGCTGTCGGACATGCTGAGGTACTACTTGCGCGACTCACAGGCAGCCAAG GACCTGCTGTACCGGCGGCTGCGGGCGCTGGCAGACTATGAGAACGCCAACAAGGCACTGGACAAGGCGCGCACCAGGAACCGGGAGGTGCGGACCGCCGAGAGCCACCAGCAGCTGTGCTGCCAGCGCTTTGAACGCCTCTCCGACTCAGCCAAGCAGG AGCTCATGGACTTCAGATCCCGCCGCGTCTCCTCCTTCCGCAAGAACCTCATTGAGCTGGCGGAGCTGGAGCTCAAACACGCTAAG GCCAGCACCCTGCTTCTCCGGAACACCCTTGTCATCCTCAAAGGGGAACCTTAG
- the SNX32 gene encoding sorting nexin-32 isoform X4, translating into MEEHLEAGKESKPSSMSPDLQGDSSLQVEISDAVSERDKVKFTVQTKSCVPHLARTEFSVVRHHEEFIWLHNAYVENEEYAGLIIPPAPPRPDFEASREKLQKLGEGDSSITREEFAKMKEELEAEYLAIFKKTVAMHEVFLQRLAAHPTLRRDHNFFVFLEYGQDLSVRGKNRKELLGGFLRNIVKSADEALITGMSGLKEVDDFFEHERTFLLEYHTRIRDACLRADRVMHSHKCLADDYIPISAALSSLGTQEVNQLKTSFLKLAELFERLRKLEGRVASDEDLKLSDMLRYYLRDSQAAKDLLYRRLRALADYENANKALDKARTRNREVRTAESHQQLCCQRFERLSDSAKQGKPHGPGAPATALLTLPGSPFLSSPELMDFRSRRVSSFRKNLIELAELELKHAKASTLLLRNTLVILKGEP; encoded by the exons ATGGAGGAGCAtctagaggctgggaaggagAGCAAG ccCTCCTCCATGTCCCCGGACCTGCAGGGAGACAGCTCCTTACAGGTGGAGATCTCTGATGCCGTCAGCGAGCGGGACAAGGTGAAATTCACTGTTCAAACCAAG AGCTGCGTCCCTCACCTCGCCCGGACCGAGTTCTCAGTCGTGCGACATCATGAGGAGTTCATCTGGCTACACAACGCCTACGTGGAAAACGAGGAGTACGCCGGTCTCATT atccccccagcccctccaagGCCAGACTTTGAGGCTTCAAGGGAAAAACTGCAGAAGTTGGGTGAGGGAGACAGCTCTATCACGCGGGAAGAGTTTGCCAAAATGAAGGAGGAGCTGGAAGC GGAGTATCTGGCCATCTTTAAGAAGACAGTTGCGATGCATGAAGTCTTTCTGCAGCGCCTGGCGGCCCACCCCACCCTGCGTCGagaccacaacttctttgtctttttggaATATGGCCAGGAT CTGAGTGTCCGAGGAAAGAACAGGAAGGAGCTCCTTGGGGGGTTTCTGAGGAATATTGTGAAGTCTGCAGATGAAGCCCTCATCACTGGCATGTCAGGGCTCAAG GAGGTGGATGACTTCTTCGAGCATGAGAGGACCTTCCTGCTGGAGTACCACACCCGCATCCGGGACGCCTGCCTTCGGGCAGACAGAGTCATGCACTCTCACAAGT GCCTGGCAGATGATTATATCCCTATCTCAGCTGCACTGAGCAGTCTGGGAACACAAGAAGTCAACCAGCTAAAGAC GAGCTTCCTCAAATTGGCAGAGCTCTTTGAACGACTAAGG AAACTGGAGGGCCGAGTGGCTTCTGACGAGGACCTGAAGCTGTCGGACATGCTGAGGTACTACTTGCGCGACTCACAGGCAGCCAAG GACCTGCTGTACCGGCGGCTGCGGGCGCTGGCAGACTATGAGAACGCCAACAAGGCACTGGACAAGGCGCGCACCAGGAACCGGGAGGTGCGGACCGCCGAGAGCCACCAGCAGCTGTGCTGCCAGCGCTTTGAACGCCTCTCCGACTCAGCCAAGCAGGGTAAGCCCCACGGCCCTGGAGCCCCTGCCACTGCACTGCTGACTCTGCCGGGGTCCCCATTCCTCTCTTCTCCAGAGCTCATGGACTTCAGATCCCGCCGCGTCTCCTCCTTCCGCAAGAACCTCATTGAGCTGGCGGAGCTGGAGCTCAAACACGCTAAG GCCAGCACCCTGCTTCTCCGGAACACCCTTGTCATCCTCAAAGGGGAACCTTAG